The Diaminobutyricimonas aerilata nucleotide sequence CTCGAGGTCAACGGGCTGCGGTTGTGGGGTGTCGGGATCGACGCGGACATCTCGACCGCGTCGCTCAAGGCCGTCGTCTCCGCGGTCAACCGTGCCGTGCGCGCCGGGGCGTCCGAGCCGCAGCTCGTCGGAGCGGCGCAGTAGCGCGAACACCGATCGGGTGCCGGCGGGCCGCTGAGGTCCGCCGGCACCCGGCACACCGGGGGATCAGCGACGCGGTCGAGGACGGATGCGCGGCAGCCGGCTGAGGGCCCGCTGCTCGGGCAGGCTCCACTTGAAGAGCACCGCGAGCACGCGCACGCCGAACGTGAGGGCGACGCACACGCTCGCGGCGACGTAGACGTCGACCCCGGCGCTCACGAGCCCGACGAGGGTCAGCGATCCCGCCGCGGCCGCGACTGCGTAGAGCGAGCCGACGTGCATGAGCGCGATCGGCAGGTTGAGCAGCAGGTCACGCAGGATCGACCCGCCGACCGCCGCGAGCACCCCGACGAACGCCGCGGGGATCTCGGGCAGACCGAACGCGAGCGCCTTCGTCGTGCCGATCGCACAGAACAACCCGATCGTGAGCGCGTCGAGCAGCGTGATGCCGACGTTGACGCGCACGAAGATCCGCTCGAGCAGCATCCCGAGCAGCGCCGCCCCGGTCGCGACGACGAGGTACCAGTTGCTGTGCAGCGGGGCGATGTCGGTCGAGAGCAGGATGTCGCGCAGCACACCGCCGCCGAACCCGGTCGCGATGCCGACGATCGCCACGCCGAGCAGGTCGAGCCGCCGGTCGCGGAACTGGGCGGCGAAGAGCGCGCCCTGCACTCCGCCGATCCCGACGGCGAGCAGGTCGGCCCAGAGCGGGATCGAGAATGCGGCGGCCATCCGTCATTCGTAGCACGGGACCGCCGCCCCGCGGGGCGCGGCGCGGTCGGGTCAGCGCACGGCGGTCGGGTCAGTCGGCGACGAGCAGCTCCCGCGCGGCGCGTTCCACCGCATCCGTCGTGATCCCGCGACGCTCGAGCACCTGCGCACCCGACCCGGACTCTCCGAACTGCTCGATCGAGACGACGCGGCCGTCGAGACCCACCCAGCGGTACCAGGCGTCGCCGCGACCGGCCTCGACCGCGACCCGGCGGCGGAGCGCCGGCGGCAGCACGGTGTCGCGGTACGACGGCTCCTGCTGCTCGAACCACTCCCAGCACGGCAGGGAGACGACGCGCACGCCGA carries:
- a CDS encoding trimeric intracellular cation channel family protein codes for the protein MAAAFSIPLWADLLAVGIGGVQGALFAAQFRDRRLDLLGVAIVGIATGFGGGVLRDILLSTDIAPLHSNWYLVVATGAALLGMLLERIFVRVNVGITLLDALTIGLFCAIGTTKALAFGLPEIPAAFVGVLAAVGGSILRDLLLNLPIALMHVGSLYAVAAAAGSLTLVGLVSAGVDVYVAASVCVALTFGVRVLAVLFKWSLPEQRALSRLPRIRPRPRR